ATGGATATGATTCAGAGCATCAGATTCACAAGCATGATGGATGGAGGGATCTGTCAAATGGTGCGGCTCCTTGTGCTACAACGACAGTGACATGCCGGCCTCCCACACGCACATAACATGCACTGATTGACACCTCAGTAATCAAATGCAGGGGAGTAGCTAGCTTTGCTTGTATGTGTGTGTACTAAGATGAGGCAGTTATCAAATTAAGTGTCTTCTGAAAGCAACAAATATGATGATGATACAGTACAAACTTGTAAGTCACATCAAACTctgcttctgcaaaaaacaaaaaacaactcTACCTCTGTTTTGGAGAAATAAAAGTGAAGGAGAAAGATTGTGTGTGTATGgatgaaaatcaagcaaagacaAATGATGTCCAGGCCACTTTAGTGTTCACCACTTGATCCTCTCCACCTAATTTGCCTTGCAGATTAACAGATGTGGTGGAGTATATCTTCTGGAATGGGTATGAACCGTCCAAAGTTCAGGTAATCTACTTACTATAGATGGAGTAGTTGCCCTTTTACTCAACTGAATGAAATACTCCATAATTTAAATATCTTGTGCTAAATATGCGATCTCGTTAGAAATTCTCCATAATTTAACCCAACCGAAAGAGTTGATCGACATGAATTTTTCTGGAGTAGTTCGCCAACAGTACATTGAATAAAATTTCAGTTAAGCAAGCATGATACTCCTATTTTTGGAGTAAAAATTCAGTAAAGAGCTTGGCATCTCAGTTTGCATCTAGGAGTACATCTAAAACTTCCTATGAGTGTATATTCTTTGCTGCAGAGAATATATACTCCTATCAAACAAGTAAAGAATATACTCCTAGTTGGAGTGTTTTGCAACTTGCTAGGAGTACTGGGGTATCAATCTATCTATAGCAAGTGATTCAGTTCTCTTCTTTTTCAACCATAAATACTGGAGTATATATTCCAATATACAGCAAGTAGTCCAAGTATAAGCTGGAGTATATAGCTATATATAGCACAATATAGTCTGTGGCAACAATAATTATAGACCTCAAGTTCACACATAAACACATACTCCTTTGCTTGTAAGCATGGAATACACAAGTACTACAACAAACTGGAGTAGAATACACAACAAGTACACACAGATTACACAACAAACTGGAGTAGGATCAGCGTCCAAGCATCTCTAGTGCCATTGCATACACTTCGGGAGGAACTGAGATCCTGGGCGGTAGCAGTTGTAGCCTTTCTAGCCTATCCTTGTTCATGTGCGGGATTTTGTATTTATTGGCTCCACCATTCTTCATTACTTCAACCATGCAAGTCTGCAGAGTTATGAATACTCTGTTAAGTTTTGAAACTTCATATCCATCGAACTCCTCTTGAACACCTTTAATCAGCTCTGGAATAGTTTTCGGACTTTTGCAGTCTGTTAGCGACTGAATCGAGCTGAAGAACCCAAGGTCCAGGGCGTTCATGTCCGGAGAATTTGGAGGCTGATACATTATTCTGATGTCCAGGCCACTTTCGTCCACAGATTCTGCGAATGCTTGATCATTAGGTAGGATATGTGTTCTCGCGTTATCTTGCTGGATAAAAATGGGTTGTCCATCATCATCTGCAGGCCACAATGCTTGAATCGCTGGCACAACCTTCTGTATAATGTACTCTCTCATCACATCCCTCGTCACTATGACAGGCTTTGTTTCCAATGTCCCTTTTTCCCTGTTCTTGCTTTTTTTTGCTGCTGCAGTCACTCTCACGAATGGCCATACCCCAATTTTTCCAGAGAATGTCATGCTCCCATCTTCATCAAACCGTGGTCTTGCTACCGCTGTGAGAAACATCACTTTTCCAATCGAGTTTTTGACAGGTCTTTCCGGGTCCTCTTCGTCAGGCAGCAGATAGTAGTTCCTCTTTCTCTTGGTCATGGAGAACCATTTTTCGTCAATGTGAACAATATTATGCATACTCCTGAAACTTGGGCTTACATCTCCTAATGTTGCCTCATCTATCATAGAGAGGCAAAAATCCACCCTATCTCTCTTATTTTTCTCTGTCAGTACCGGCTTTACCCTGTTGGAGTGTCTCCTTATCTTATTCAACTTGAACTTCTTGTATAGTGTAGTAGGGCTTACACCTAGTGCCTTGGCTAGAGATCGAATAGTTGACCTCTTGTTTAAGGGAATTGTCGGAATGAGAGATAGGATATCATCATAAGATTTTCTTCCAAAATTTTCCTTTCTTTTGTTTGAAACATCCACCTCCTGACCAAGGCCTTTCTGTTTCATTGCCGTCTCCCATATTCTTTGAATAACTCGAACATGTGCTCCAAATATTGCAGCCACGTCCTTCTTATCAGTTCTCTTGAACTTGCCTCCTCTACTCTTATGGAGGGTTTCCAAGGACATGTAAGCGGCATATCTCTGCGCATCAGTGAGCCAATTCCTTTGCCTTTGTACTCCTACAATAGCAATagaataattaaattaattattgcAAGAATATTAAAAATTGGTTGCTGGAAATGTAAACAAGAGGTCAACAATAGCAACAGCAATTCCATAGGATAGGAGTATTGCTTGCTTTGCTTGCTGTAAATATAAACATAAATGTTGCTTGCTGAAAATATAAATGTAAACTAAACTTGTAAATATAAACTAAAGTGTTCAGTTCCGTATACCTCAAAACTTGTAAATATAAATAGATTATAAACTAAACTTAACTTGCAGCAATTTCTTTTCCATTCGTAGCTGTCAGGGTATATGCTAATTTTGAGGGTAAATATGTTCAAGAGAAACTGGTCAGATAGGCTTTGTTCCTGCTGAACTGAATTGTCTATATGTGAATGTAACCTGGTAAGGGGACATTTTGGCCTGAAAATAGATATTTGGAGCTATGCTCTTGGCATGGTTCTGAACTGAAACTTATGTAGCCATTTTTGTTTTAACGCATGAGTGTCATGCACCCTTCTTTGATAGCTTGGGCAAGGCATTTCAAATAATTGGAGATAGGGGTCCCATGAACACGTATCAGCAGTAGGTGGGCACCGCTCTCCACACCATGGTTGGACAGCTACATATTTTTCAGAGAGTAGAAGCAGGCTGATGCAGCATGCAGAAAATAATAAGAGAACATGTCTAGATCAAACAAATCATCTATTGGTACTCCCAGTTGGCCAACCGGAGCCAAGGAGCTTTGCTCAGTCCTACTGGCGATGACATACAAAGGCTGGATTTCCTCTTACAAAAAACTAAACTTGTAAGAGGTAAATATGCCGCCAGGTTATATTCCGGAGCCACGGAGCCACGTACATTGCAATTTCTTTTCCGTTCGTAGCTGTCAGGGTAAATATGCCGCCAGGAGTAAATATAAACTTGTAAATATAAACATGAGCTGTAAATATTTTGAGGTACACCGCTGTTCTTGCAGCAATTTCTTTTCCATTCGTAGCTGTCAGGGTATATGCCTATTTACACACACATACATGCTGTCCGAGTATATGTTTATTTACACACACATACATGGAGTTTGTTCAGTTTGCCTATAAGCAAATGAGACAAAAACTAAAAATGTCCCTACAATTTATGTCCAGGAGACCTCTGTTGCTTGTTGAAAATGTAAATGTTGCTTGTTGAATAACCTATGAACAAAATGAAGCTTCCTCATATGCACTATTCAATCTTAGCAATCCCTTCTTTGTTACTTCCGAGGCATAATTTGATGCAAGATTAGAAGAAATTATACCTGAATTTTGACCAGCATTGTTGCTTTCTTCTTCAGGTTCTTCGTTGCCTTCTTCAGGTGGAGTGAAATTGAGATCTGGGACTACCATGCTTGAAATTTGGCCAACGAGCTACTGCTGTTGATGTTGAGGATCTGCTTCTTCCTTGCTGTTGAAGATCTGCTGATGTTGTTGGTGAGGAGCTGGACCATCAAAGGTGCTGGacgaggagctgggccggctttcGGCGAGAAGCCAACAAGGATCACCGAGCCTGGAGGTTGTGGAATACGCAGATCCTGGGCAAGGAGCAGCGAGGTGTTGGGCGAGGAGTTATGCCGGCTTCCGAGCTCAACTTCTCCTGGCCTTCTCCCCTGGCTCCCCTGGCTCAGGGCTAGCTGCACCTTGCCGACGACGCGGGGAAGAAGGGAGGCAGTGCTGGCGAGGTGCGCTGGGGCTGGTGGCCGGCGGCCGGCGAGGTGTGGTCCTGGGGCCGGCGGTGACCAGGAATCTGGGCGGCGATGAGGACGAGATCCTGGGCGGCGATGAGCGGGAGACCCTGGGCGGAGAAGTTGGGCGCCAGGTGAGCAGCGAAGAGATCTTGGGCGCGAGGTGGGCAGCGACGCGCTGGGCGAGGAGAAGCCGGGTGCGAGGTGGGCGACGACGCACTGGGCGAGGAGAAGCCGGGCGCGAGGTGGGCGACGATGCGCTGGGCGAGGCGATTCCGATATTTTTTGAATTTCAATTGATCGATTGGAAGGGGTATTGTTGTCCATTACCCTTTTTTTGGGGCTGTCGGAAATTTTCTTCCGCgccttacaaaagtgaacggagggagtagtaaaaccATGTGTGGCCTCGCGTGGCACAGGAATCACGTGCTCCATTTCGACGTGCAACATATGCAGATCGATCGTTCAGGAACGAACTCAACATGCCCGATTAATCACAGGAATTGAATTAGGGGGCGCCGCTAAGAGATACTAATGTCGTGCCTGATCGGGAGCAGGAGCCGACGCGTGCAAGCTGCGGTGCGCTGGGTTGGGCTGCACGGACTGCTCCAGCTTGACAGCGGACGTCGATCTCATCCCGGTGTCGTGTCGTCTCGATCTCATCGCGGTGCCAATGTGCCATCCCTGCAGTTCGCGCCAACCCACAAAGGCACTGACCCCTAGCCGCAGCGCTATATATATGGCTGCCCCGTCCGCTCTCCCACCCCACCACCACAGACCACACTGCTCGCAAGTCGCAACAAAGTCTCCCAACCAGAGCTAGCAGCAGCAAGCGAGCGCGTTCCATAGCTCGTCGGGGCAAAGCAAGTCAAGGCAGCATGTGCAACGTCATCACGATCCCGTCGATCGCCTGGCTGCGCCGCGCCGTGCGCCGGTGGCGGGCCCGCCGCTCCACCGCCTCCGCCCCGGTTCCGTCGGGGCACGTCGCGGTCTGCGCAGAGGGCGCGCGGTTCATTGTGCGACTGGCGCATCTGAGCCATCCGGCCTTACTTGAGCTGCTccggcaggcggaagaggagtaCGGCTTCCCGTCCGGCGCCTCCGGCCCCGTCGCGCTCCCCTGCGACGAGGACCGCCTCCGCGACGTCCTCCGCCGCGTCTCTTCCTCGTCCCACTCCGAGCAGCCGCGCCGCTCCTCCTTCTGCCGCCGCCGCGGCGACTCGCGGCCGCTGCTGCAGGGGGTGGCCTTCCCGTGAGCGCGCGCGCGCCGCTGCACCGAACGATCGGGCGACGGAGCACACGCAGTTTCTGCCGCGCGCTGGTGACGGACACGGTCCCCCTGACGCGCACGCGCACGGCCCCCCTGATCCGAAGGGCCGGCGTGCTCCTCTGCGCTGCGTAATGCCGGCCATCGGACGCGCACGTACTGGAGCTGGCTAGTACAGTATGTGATGGTGATGGTGCTGGTAACTGATTGAAGAAGGCGACAATTTTTGGGGATTGTTTTCTCTGTAACTATTCTAATAGTACTCGTCTGTGCAACTCCTTGCCGAGGCATACGAGTAAATTAATTAATAAAGATTGTTTGATTTGTTCTTGTTGTACATGCAATTGGTCTTCGTTTCGTTTGTGATTCATTCATGTCGACGTGGCCAAACTTGTCTTGGCCGTTAATCATTAGCTTAAGCTTAGTAAGCTTctcccgcaaaaaagaagaagaagcttaGTAAGCTGAAGACATCGGTCATTAGCCTAAACTTAGTAAGACGAAGGCGTTGGTCGTTAGCCATTAAAAAAAATCAATCATTAATCTAAGCTTAGCGAAGGCATCGGCTTCGTTAATGAAATCGGCAATCATACTCTCCTAAAAGAAACATTTGCCTTTGTCGTAGTGTCACCCAAAAGTTTGTGCCGATATCATGTATGCGGTATAATTTACGGAAATACGATATCCACTACAGTACCAAAACCTTGAAGAGTTACAAACCGAGCGTGGGTCATTTGATTAGGTTCCTTGTGGTGAAACCTATCCACCGTTTTTGAGCCCTAGACTTTGCATGGATGTTTGTTCTTTTCTGGATTCATTTCAGAATTCAACGACTTCATTCTTTTCGTGGTAACCTACATGTCCGTTGATTTCCTCAATCTCAAGACCTGCGCGCTCAATCCCTTGTAGTGACCCTTAATTTAGCTTGAAGGCCTACAGGTGTGAGGTGTCACGCTAGTCGGGCTCGCGACAAGCCTATTACTCCAAGGCCTTCCTTGCAGGGTCCCGGCATGTTGCCGGCGGCGAGCAGCGGACATGTTGACTGCCAGATCCTGAACCTCGCTTATCTTGTCGACGTTTTGCTGCCAGACATTTGGCCTGACGATGCTCAAGGTTGCGCGGCTCCCTGTCCCCCCTCCTTGACGCGCGTGCATGGCGAGTAGTAAAACGGGACAAAAGACACAGGCGTGTCAGACGGCAAACCTCCCTGCAGGGTAACCAGGTGACTCCGGTCGCCAAGTGCGCTGAAAAATCCCAGGATCGGGCGGGCTCGTCTGATTGAACAGCAAGCTGGCGATCGGCACGTAGCGAGGCGGGCACAAGGAAAAGCAAGCAACGGCCCCTAGATCGGCAGAACAGAATCCACCCAGCGGGGCGCTTCCACTTCCACCCACGGTGGATTTCTTTCGGGCCCAGCTACACTGCATGCGCTATCAGTTTCGGGCTAGTTCTCGTCGTCAGCTCATGATTCCACCGTATATATCCGCTTGGATTGAAATTTGGCGCCGCATCCAGCCAGCGGCAGCAGCCGTGAGACTGTGCTCGTGCGCACGACGTCTCAGCGGCCTCGATCGGTCGACCGGCGGGTGCGTACATAACGTACGTGTCACGGCGCGGCACATGCGGGGAATCTCCGCGGCGGGGGCGATGATCATGGCGTCCAGTGGACTCATCAACTATTCCAACCCAAATCTGTGCGTCCCCTACTACATGTGCGTACACAATGCACTGGAGAGCGAGAGGGCAGTCTTACTCTTAGCATGCTAATGAATAAGTATATAGATTAGCTAATTCAGTAGTCTCTATTGTACGGTACTATAGATACCGGTAGTGTACAGTATGCACCTGCGTGCACGCATCGGCATCGGCATCGGTCCTTCCCGGTGCCTAGTTATGCTAGCCGTGACTGTCAAGTACAGGCACTGCTCCTTGCTCCTCCTGATGATTGGCGCCGCCCCGTGCACGTCACGAAGCCATGTTCTCCCACCGGATTAGATTGCCCAAGTTTCTAGCTAGATGCTCGAATCGTTATGTATGTGCTTGCTAGCCAGGTCATCTGAAAATCAAAGTGCCACAGTATCAACTGCCTTGGTTGTACGTACTAACCGTGACTATCAAGTACTAACACGAGTACTGGTCCTTCTGATGATTGCCGCGTCACTCACAAACCCATGTTCTTCAGATTTAGACCGCCACAGTTTCTAGTTTGCTCCATCGGTACGTATGTATCCTACCCAGCTCATCATGAGAGTGAAGGTGATACAGTTTCATCAAACTGGCTTCAACACGTATGCAAATCAATCATTATTTTTGCGGTGAAAGTCGTATTCAAATGTTGTACAGTACTTATATGGCTATGTTGCAGAGTCGGCCACATGCTCGCATATGCATGCCACACCACgacaagcatgcatgcatgcatgtatcgcATGGAGTCATCATCTGCAATTACTCGCGGGGCTCCCACTACGTGCGTacgctaattaactaattaataagtAAACAAATGACGATGATCTCAACTGCGTAATTGCCGTGGGTACTTGACACGTAGTAGAGCATCTAGCGAAGCACGGGACAAATTATGCTCCAGATTATTGGCTTGATTATAAGTCTAGATACATGCACCAAATCTCCTTGCATCATTAACTTTTGTTCCGTTCACACactgaactaatgcgagattagatAAGAGCACCTCTGTGTCGTGTGAAGGCTCATAAAAAAGTAATAAAGGGAAGGAGAATATGGGTATACACGCACGCTTAAATCATTATGAAATTTACCCTAAAAAATCATTATGAAATTTCTGTCAAACAAGAAGCTAGTTAAAGATTTGCATCATCATGAAAATTGTACCGTGTAGTCATATCTTGCATTGTTCAACCACATACCACAAGGGTTGTTCAGAATAAAATGGCCGAACAATTGAAAATGGTAATGTATACAAGGTTTTATGCCAagtctcttcttcttttttttgcggaaaaactttcaatctattcatcttcaatcatggtagtacaacggacactagaaataataaaaattacatccagaaccgtagaccacctagcaacgactacaagcactgaagcgagtcgaaggcgcgccgctgtcatcgcccctccctcgacagagccgggcaaacattgttgtagtagacagtcgggaagtcgtcgtgctaaggccccatggaaccaacgcaccagaacagcaaccgccgcagatgaagagtgtagatcaaaaggatccaacctgaagacacacgaacgaagacgaacgacgaacagatccgagcaaatccaccaaagacagatccgccggagacacacctccacacgcccaccgatgatgctacACACATCACCGAAATGGGGACTAGCCGggaagacctttattccatcttcagggagccgccgctgtCTCGCCTTCCTGAACAGGACATAAACCCTAACAAAGCtcaaaaaaatatatgaaaacggaaccctcccaccggcaagggccgagatccactccgcctccatggccctaaggccaccggagacgggacGGACCGGCACCGGCGCCGGTGGGAGGCAAAGAACCCTAGTTTTGGGGAGGCGGCGGCTGGCTACGTTGGAGGTGGCGGCTGGGTAGGAGGAGCCTGCGGAACATGCCAAGTCTCTTCTTAATTAACGAACCAAAGGATATATTTTTGCCTCATCTCTAGACAAAAACTTGCAATCACAGAAAATGACAGGAATTCCTAACATGTTGTTAACGTTTTATTTGGTGCATGCCATCTCAGGACCATCTTGCCCGATGTGGCACACTTGTACCATGGTACGGGATGCATATTCACAAGAAATGATAAACTTTGCTACGATTATCCGACCACATGCACCCCCGTGGCAACAAAACAAGTTGATGAGTTAGCAGATGAAACATATATTAgctgttgaaatatgagatgggtcTAGAGCCCGTATGataatttcagatttgatctctaagggcccatgtaggtggcatgacaaggtggtgggaagtttagtcccatcaCGGAAGTgaaaggagagttggagtggtttataagggattctctttcTCATgccattggagcttgagaagagatgaggccctcgcgcactcctcctcctccactcgccGAGCCGAACTCACTcatatgcgcttctttttgccggtcaggaacggagagtctttgacaggtggggccacgatctgagacttcggatcgtgggctaccgacttggacatGGGTTCAGCCCACATCTCTTCACGCGCAGGGCGCTGCAAACCCTCTGCTGCCGTCGGCGACTCCGTCCcattcaccgcgtacacggttgacgggacagcaggcctccggaaccccgcctctccggatcctgtacgggagaggggcaattagatttttgggtagcgactacgcgactgctcgcttctgttcatttACGTCcacatcaccttcgtcatcaccatgtcgaccgacgccgaccgtgccgccgctgagaaggccgaagccgacaagaaggccgccgaggatgccgcggctactgccaccgccaccgccgccgcatggCCGATTGAAGGGTATACATCGTTTATCCCTCTcatgtttctttctgttgtagcagtactagcaatatgcgtagatgtttctactatatgcgtagtacatACTCTGTTAGATCGTAACCAGTGTGTTATCAATGCTGTCAATGTCATGCttatgatttattcatggattaatttaatcggaaAACCGCCTATTTACTTATCATTAGCGGCAATCTGGCATTACACAAGGACGAACTCGTACTACGTTGCTACGTGTCAAAACTAATCGTTTAGATATTGGGTCCAGAGGCGAAGCTCGAAATGCAATACAGCGAGAAGTGCACCTAGACAAGTGACACTCTGTCCTGACTCCTAAAGCAGGAACTCTGCGTATGCATCGGTACGCATTAGAATAGaaagtacgtactccctccgttctagaaTGTAAGATTATTTTCTATATAACCATTGTGTCAAAATGATCATATATTTTGAGACGGGACAATTACTATCTAATGCAAGGCATGTTCAAAAACATAATCAAAAGTAACGTTCTATCTTTTGAATCAATGAAATTACATTTGTTTTTGTTCCTATCTCGTTTTACGCAGCTGTGCTGGTACAACTAGAAAAAAAAGGCATCTTCCCACTTTTGGTGTACGCACTCCCGATTCTTTGTCCCTCTTCTTATTCTTTCGGTGCTTTATGTCAGATCCATGGACAATATTATCAGAAAATCAAGTTTGGAAGCATACGCTAACTACTGGTACTGTAAACCAGATTATATGTTAGAATAGGGATTATGTGCCGGCAAAATATATCTCCTTTTGTTTGATCTATACCCAGCAATGTTCGCTGAGTCACTGGCCTGATTAGAGAAAAGGATCCTTCAGACTAGACGCAAAAAATGAAGAACTGGACGTGACAAGTACTCCTACCATTTTGTGCTACTGGGCTTAGTCAGGTAATGTCTGCTAGGTGGCACACACGTCAAATTTTGATTCTTCCTGTTTTGGGCATCTCCTGCAGTAGGTCAGGTGTCATTTATAAATCAGACAAAACACCAGAGGTTGTTGGACATTGGTAGTTCTTTTGCTTTTCTGAATCGCAACAAGAAaagttcttttcttttttcttgaatggataaaacaagaaaagaaataatgtGGCTGCTGGGATTCGAGCCCAGGTCTCCACGGCCACAACGTGGAATTCTCACCACTAAACTACAGCCACCATTTTGTACTACTAGGCTTTCACAAGTATACAGGGGTGCTTTTCTATGCCACCGGGGAAAAGAAGAAGGAAATTTACGAGTGAAAATCATTTTAAGAAAGCGTCCGAACTCCTACCAACCATGTAAATCACACAAGAGCGAGCATTCTGAACACACTCGCATTGATAAAAATCGGAGATAAATCCACGGATATCatcaagtttgtactcctaatacagAACAAAAGGATTTGATCATCTGAAACATGACTACATGCCCCCAAACAACACCAACCTATCTAGAGTTTCGGGTAAGTAACTGATTCATATTGCTAGGTATTATTGGTCCTTTGTTTGTGGCATTCACTGGAAAAGCTTGCACGAGCATCGCTCGGGAACAGACACATGATTAAAGAACTTTCTAGCGTAACACACATGTAATGGGGCAATCTAACTAGCCGGTCAAAAGTCAAAACCCTTCCCGACCTATCAATATTGGAAAGTCAAGGTAGTGAAAATACACACCTACTTTAGTAGTCAGAGGTTGTTCTCTTCTCACTGCTCTGTAGTAATATGTTCCTCTCCATTACACGTTGTGGTCCTTTGTTCGCTGGCTGTGCACCACTCATCGTGATCACATGGTTGACAATATTGTGCGAGGAGTCATTTCCGTCGACTACAAGGCGTCTATTTGGTATTCGGCTCGGACATTGCACATCCCTTCATTAAGGGGATAGGAGTAGAGACAGGTGTGCTGCCAAGATAGTGGCTTTAGGCTTACTGATGTATTAGTTTATGTGgtctttatgaataattaataaaatggctccATGCATTGTCCAGATGCAAAGACCGGGGCCTCCTTAAGAAAAATGTGAGCGACTTCGACTGTGCTATGCTTAGAGAAAAAAGTTACTCACTCCGTTCACTTTTATCAGTCGTTTCATACAACTGAAAATGGGCTGCCTTGCATGTTATCTGATATGTCTTCAACGTCTTATAAAAATGAATAAAGGGACTAAGTAATGTTTATAAGGACGCTAGGCAGTTAGTTAGGAAGTGCAAAAGAAACAGAGCCATCATGTGATCAACTGATCATCACTCCGGGCCTTAACAACCGTGCAGGCACAGCAGCAGCCTATCATGGGATTGCTAaacgtggaaaactagaaaaaagaagaaggaaatatTCACTCGTCCAGTTTGCTTCAGTCAGCCCCTTGCAATCACCTTGCAGACATAAACCAGATAGAAATTAAGCCTGAAAAGGCAAATCTACGTGCAATTTTTTAGGTTCGTACGCCGTGTAGTAGTTGACGACTTGAGCACCATCTATCTAGTATATCTGTAGAACAAAACAAGGAGGCGTACCCATACGTTTACAGCAAGCACGTCGAAAGTCGAAAGAAGAAACGGAAAAACTGACGAAACTGGTGCAGACAGTGTCATGGCTCGGCACATGCACACGCAGAGCAGTAGTCCTCCTGGAATTATGATCGCACGTTCCAGCTTTGACGGCCGTGCGTTTCGCCGCCGCATGCATGGCCGCATGCACACGCATGTGGCTAGCCCGCGGGAACTCCGGGCAGGGGCGACCGGAAAAGATCTGGAGGGGCTCCTGAACCGTGGGCTGGGCTGAGCTGAGCTGGTCAGTCGCTTTCTTCCGATCGGTGTGCGTCCAGCTGCACCGAAatctccctcaaaaaaaaaaagaaaaaagctgCACCGAAATCAAgggaagtcttcttcttcttcttttggctCGATCCAAACATT
The window above is part of the Triticum aestivum cultivar Chinese Spring chromosome 2A, IWGSC CS RefSeq v2.1, whole genome shotgun sequence genome. Proteins encoded here:
- the LOC123190645 gene encoding indole-3-acetic acid-induced protein ARG7, with amino-acid sequence MCNVITIPSIAWLRRAVRRWRARRSTASAPVPSGHVAVCAEGARFIVRLAHLSHPALLELLRQAEEEYGFPSGASGPVALPCDEDRLRDVLRRVSSSSHSEQPRRSSFCRRRGDSRPLLQGVAFP